In Arthrobacter ramosus, one DNA window encodes the following:
- a CDS encoding polyprenyl synthetase family protein: MATISPDVAPLMGSITSLVTGGKRLRALMCYWGWRGAGGESAHPDIITAGCALELFQAAALIHDDIIDRSDTRRGGPSVHKRFSQLHEGEGWALDSERFGHAAAILTGDLCLSFSEEAFTEIGSRAASGTPARRIFNLMRAEVMAGQYLDILEEVAGPVRDRAGAVHRAQSIIRFKSAKYSTEHPLALGGALAGASEELLQGYSAFALPLGEAFQLRDDVLGVFGDPGTTGKPAGDDLREGKRTVLVGFAINQAGAADSSYIDTMLGRQDLGEAEVAEIRRIIVDCGALEATESMIEELSNEAFEALERLPLAELPLTALRQLAEAAVSRAA; the protein is encoded by the coding sequence ATGGCCACCATCTCCCCCGATGTCGCTCCGCTCATGGGCTCAATCACAAGCCTCGTGACAGGTGGCAAACGGCTCCGGGCCTTGATGTGCTACTGGGGGTGGCGAGGTGCCGGAGGCGAGTCCGCACATCCCGACATCATCACTGCCGGCTGCGCTTTGGAACTCTTCCAGGCTGCAGCCCTGATTCACGATGACATCATCGACCGCTCTGATACACGGCGCGGCGGTCCAAGCGTCCACAAGCGGTTCAGCCAGCTCCATGAGGGCGAAGGCTGGGCCCTCGACAGCGAACGCTTCGGGCACGCGGCTGCGATTCTCACCGGAGACCTTTGCTTGTCCTTCAGCGAGGAGGCGTTCACAGAGATTGGTAGCAGGGCTGCTTCCGGCACGCCTGCGCGGCGGATCTTCAACCTGATGCGCGCCGAGGTCATGGCCGGCCAATACCTGGACATATTGGAGGAAGTTGCAGGCCCGGTGCGGGACCGCGCGGGTGCCGTCCACCGTGCCCAATCCATCATCCGTTTCAAGTCGGCGAAGTACTCAACGGAACACCCCTTGGCCCTTGGGGGCGCCTTGGCCGGTGCGAGCGAAGAGCTCCTGCAGGGCTATTCCGCGTTCGCGTTGCCGCTTGGTGAAGCATTCCAGCTCCGCGACGACGTCCTGGGAGTATTCGGGGACCCCGGGACGACAGGAAAGCCCGCGGGGGATGACCTCCGCGAAGGCAAACGGACCGTGCTGGTGGGCTTCGCCATCAACCAGGCCGGGGCTGCTGATTCGAGCTACATCGATACCATGCTCGGAAGGCAGGACCTTGGCGAGGCCGAGGTTGCCGAGATCCGGCGGATCATCGTGGATTGCGGTGCGCTCGAAGCCACGGAATCGATGATCGAGGAACTCAGCAACGAGGCTTTCGAGGCCTTGGAACGCCTCCCCTTGGCTGAGCTCCCGCTTACCGCGCTCAGGCAGTTGGCCGAAGCTGCCGTCAGCCGGGCCGCGTGA
- a CDS encoding lytic transglycosylase domain-containing protein, with amino-acid sequence MTTPRSPKKTTSMPIIAATTAALPAVMLSSLALAQPATALPAVQTQKIPASLTAAMQAQAAAVSANVIPASAVAATIPAAMQPMAPAAPATYTIVRGDTISGIAARYGLNTNTVLQLNGLSGNTIIYPGQQIKLSGSAAVPSAPAPAPSPAPSPASSSAASYTVVSGDTLSGIAARHGVALSDVFSWNGLNGRSIIYPGQKIKVGPGTNAPAPAAPAPAALVPASTPAAPAAPALANTGSYTIKSGDTLGGIASRLGVSLSSLLSANKLSMSTIIYPGQKLAIPGAPAPSAPAPASVSAPLVPSTFLGYTYPEAVVSSANANKALLNASPVPSTAQMKGIVADTARRMGVDPSLAMAFAFQESGFNQRAVSPANAIGTMQVIPSSGEWASQLVGRKLNILDPYDNVTAGVAIIRALVNTSKDLNTAIAGYYQGQYSVSKHGMYDDTKAYVASILALKKNFS; translated from the coding sequence ATGACGACGCCCCGCTCGCCCAAGAAGACAACGAGCATGCCCATAATTGCGGCCACCACAGCGGCGCTGCCCGCCGTCATGCTCTCTTCATTGGCGCTCGCCCAACCGGCAACAGCGCTTCCGGCGGTACAAACCCAGAAGATCCCCGCATCGCTGACTGCGGCCATGCAGGCCCAGGCCGCGGCCGTGTCCGCAAACGTCATTCCCGCCTCCGCGGTTGCCGCGACCATCCCGGCTGCCATGCAGCCCATGGCACCGGCGGCTCCGGCCACGTACACCATCGTCCGGGGCGATACCATCAGCGGCATCGCGGCCCGCTACGGGCTGAACACCAACACTGTCCTGCAGCTCAACGGGCTCTCGGGCAACACCATCATCTACCCGGGACAGCAGATCAAGTTGTCCGGTTCCGCGGCTGTTCCAAGTGCCCCGGCACCCGCGCCAAGCCCGGCACCCAGCCCGGCGTCGTCGTCGGCTGCCAGCTACACAGTCGTGTCGGGCGATACCCTGAGCGGCATTGCCGCCCGCCACGGCGTGGCCCTGTCCGACGTCTTCAGTTGGAACGGCCTCAACGGCCGGTCCATCATCTACCCGGGACAGAAGATCAAGGTCGGCCCGGGAACGAACGCACCGGCGCCCGCGGCACCGGCTCCAGCGGCACTCGTCCCTGCTTCCACTCCGGCGGCCCCGGCAGCGCCGGCACTTGCCAACACCGGCTCGTACACCATCAAGTCGGGTGACACCCTTGGTGGCATCGCGTCCCGCCTTGGCGTGTCCTTGTCATCGCTGCTCTCGGCCAACAAGCTGTCCATGAGCACCATCATTTATCCGGGGCAGAAGCTCGCCATCCCGGGCGCTCCTGCGCCCTCGGCTCCGGCCCCGGCTTCGGTCAGCGCCCCCTTGGTTCCGAGCACGTTCCTGGGCTACACCTACCCGGAGGCGGTGGTCAGTTCAGCCAACGCGAACAAGGCCCTGCTCAATGCGTCCCCGGTCCCCAGCACTGCCCAGATGAAGGGGATCGTCGCCGATACCGCGCGTCGGATGGGGGTGGACCCGTCGTTGGCCATGGCGTTCGCCTTCCAGGAATCCGGCTTCAACCAGCGTGCGGTCTCTCCCGCCAACGCCATCGGCACGATGCAGGTGATTCCCTCCTCCGGTGAATGGGCTTCCCAACTGGTGGGACGCAAGCTCAACATCCTGGACCCGTATGACAACGTGACCGCCGGCGTCGCCATCATCCGGGCCCTCGTCAACACCAGCAAGGATCTGAACACCGCCATCGCAGGCTACTACCAGGGCCAGTACTCGGTGAGCAAGCACGGCATGTACGACGACACCAAGGCCTACGTCGCCTCGATCCTGGCCCTCAAGAAGAACTTCAGCTAA
- a CDS encoding DUF3040 domain-containing protein, whose protein sequence is MPLSEHEQKLLEQLEKQLHEDDPKFANSMGSDPIRSWSTRHIVIGVLGTIAGILLLLVGVSLQNIFLGVLGFIVMGAGVYFATLRRAAGGKSKSGKPGKARNSFMSNLEERWDERRRGEES, encoded by the coding sequence ATGCCCCTCTCGGAGCACGAACAGAAGCTCCTCGAGCAACTCGAGAAGCAACTGCATGAGGACGATCCAAAGTTTGCCAATTCAATGGGCTCTGACCCCATTCGCTCATGGTCGACCAGGCACATCGTTATTGGCGTTCTAGGCACTATCGCCGGGATTCTCTTGTTGTTGGTAGGTGTGTCCTTGCAGAACATCTTCCTTGGGGTGCTGGGCTTCATCGTGATGGGCGCCGGCGTTTACTTTGCCACCCTGAGAAGGGCAGCCGGCGGGAAGTCGAAGAGTGGCAAGCCGGGCAAGGCAAGGAACTCATTCATGAGCAACCTCGAGGAACGCTGGGACGAGCGCCGCCGCGGCGAGGAGAGCTGA
- a CDS encoding Rv2175c family DNA-binding protein yields the protein MSNIESLVSEWLPLPDVAELLNVSITKVHGLLDERAVVAVRVGERNIRSIPALFIQDGHVVDSLKGTIAVLGDAGYTDEELIAWLFTPDESLRGRPVDALREGRKTEIRRRAQSLAW from the coding sequence GTGAGTAATATAGAAAGCCTCGTTTCCGAATGGCTGCCGCTGCCCGATGTGGCAGAGCTGCTGAACGTTTCAATCACCAAGGTCCACGGTCTTCTGGATGAGCGTGCAGTGGTGGCTGTGAGAGTGGGCGAACGCAATATACGTTCGATTCCTGCACTCTTTATCCAGGACGGTCATGTGGTGGATAGCCTGAAGGGCACCATCGCAGTGCTTGGCGATGCCGGGTACACGGATGAGGAGCTCATCGCGTGGCTTTTCACTCCGGACGAGTCGCTGCGTGGCCGCCCTGTCGACGCGCTCCGTGAAGGGCGCAAAACTGAGATCCGACGCAGGGCCCAATCGCTTGCCTGGTAA
- a CDS encoding peptidoglycan D,D-transpeptidase FtsI family protein, giving the protein MVQKTGKSKNKRTPAAKKRLRLGLGIMLTLLLVVGGKLFLVQGLDVGGLAEAAYNNRLTTTILPAERGKILDANGTVLASSVIRYNIVVDQTVNTNTDQFPRFNSQTQAIDTISRSQGIAELASALGMDVGQVTQAVTGVKKYNIVAKEVKPDVEDRISQLHIPGIVSEGISKRVYPNGSVAGGIVGFLKDGTTGQAGLEQTQDELLRGKDGKRVFEIGADGLRIPVATDLLTPAVNGKDVKLTLNTDIQYFAQQAIQTQVNQLNAEWGSIVVEDIKTGNLIAMADTNAPDPNDPGKVAAADRGVRSVTAAYEPGSVEKMITASAAINEGKSSPLDTVTIPPALTIDGQTFTDAFDHGTEQRTLAGILGYSMNTGTVMIGSRLSKQQRYDYLTRFGIGQAPDIGLPAETSGILAKPDQWDDRQQYTVLFGQGVSQSTLQTVRAYQSVANDGVMLQPRLIDGYVGADGVEEKVPAKDSRQVVTKDTAQQVRDILESNVTMGEVKDAAIDGYRVGAKTGTSQAPREDGLPGFDGYTASIVGMAPMDNPRFIVEVVLQRPKGSIYGITQGPIFRSVMGQVLRTYNVPPSTGTPARFPQYAK; this is encoded by the coding sequence GTGGTGCAGAAAACCGGCAAATCGAAGAACAAGAGAACGCCGGCGGCGAAGAAGCGTTTGCGCCTCGGCCTCGGAATCATGCTGACGCTGTTGCTGGTGGTCGGGGGCAAGTTGTTCCTCGTCCAAGGGCTGGACGTCGGTGGCCTGGCCGAGGCGGCCTACAACAACAGGCTGACAACCACGATCCTGCCAGCCGAACGAGGCAAGATCCTTGACGCCAACGGCACCGTGCTCGCCAGCAGCGTGATCCGCTACAACATCGTGGTGGACCAAACGGTCAACACCAACACTGATCAGTTTCCTCGTTTCAACTCCCAGACCCAAGCCATCGATACGATCTCCAGGTCCCAGGGGATAGCAGAACTTGCCAGCGCCCTGGGGATGGACGTCGGGCAGGTCACACAGGCCGTGACCGGCGTGAAGAAGTACAACATCGTGGCCAAGGAAGTGAAGCCGGACGTCGAGGACCGGATATCCCAACTGCACATCCCGGGTATCGTCTCGGAGGGCATCAGCAAGCGCGTCTATCCAAACGGCAGCGTCGCCGGTGGGATAGTCGGCTTCCTCAAGGACGGCACCACGGGCCAAGCAGGCCTCGAGCAGACCCAGGACGAGCTGCTGCGCGGCAAAGACGGCAAGCGCGTCTTCGAGATCGGCGCCGACGGTCTCCGTATCCCCGTGGCCACCGACCTGCTGACCCCGGCGGTCAACGGCAAAGACGTCAAGCTGACGCTGAACACGGACATCCAGTACTTTGCGCAGCAGGCCATCCAGACCCAGGTCAACCAGCTCAATGCTGAGTGGGGATCAATCGTCGTCGAGGACATCAAGACCGGGAACCTCATTGCGATGGCGGACACCAATGCACCGGATCCCAACGACCCCGGCAAGGTAGCGGCTGCGGACCGCGGCGTACGGTCCGTGACGGCTGCTTACGAGCCGGGTTCGGTGGAGAAGATGATCACGGCGTCCGCTGCGATCAATGAAGGAAAGTCCAGCCCATTGGACACTGTCACCATTCCACCGGCTTTGACTATCGACGGTCAGACTTTCACCGATGCGTTCGACCATGGAACCGAGCAGAGGACCCTTGCCGGCATCCTTGGCTATTCGATGAACACGGGTACCGTGATGATCGGCAGCCGCCTGAGCAAGCAACAGCGTTACGACTACCTCACGCGCTTCGGTATCGGCCAAGCCCCGGACATTGGTCTTCCCGCCGAAACCTCGGGCATCCTGGCCAAGCCCGATCAGTGGGATGACCGCCAGCAATACACCGTGCTGTTCGGCCAGGGTGTTTCCCAGTCCACGCTGCAGACCGTCCGGGCCTACCAAAGCGTGGCCAACGACGGCGTGATGCTGCAACCGCGGCTGATTGACGGCTATGTCGGAGCTGACGGGGTCGAGGAGAAAGTGCCTGCCAAGGACTCCCGGCAAGTCGTTACCAAGGACACCGCGCAGCAAGTGCGGGACATCCTGGAGAGCAACGTCACCATGGGCGAAGTGAAAGATGCCGCCATCGACGGTTACCGGGTGGGCGCCAAGACGGGTACGTCCCAGGCGCCCCGCGAAGATGGCCTGCCTGGCTTCGATGGCTACACCGCGTCCATTGTGGGCATGGCGCCCATGGACAATCCGCGCTTCATCGTTGAGGTTGTCCTCCAGCGGCCCAAGGGCAGCATTTACGGCATCACCCAGGGGCCGATTTTCCGCTCGGTCATGGGCCAGGTCCTGCGCACGTACAACGTCCCGCCGTCCACCGGCACTCCGGCGCGGTTCCCCCAATACGCCAAATAG
- the dinB gene encoding DNA polymerase IV, with amino-acid sequence MRELRRTSILHVDMDAFFVSVELRTRPELKGKPVIVGFPVDRSVVLSASYEARALGVKSAMPMANAMRMCPNAVIIEPRHSLYYEVSRQLMGIFESITDLVEPLSVDEAFLDVGGAIRRLGPPLQIGHLIRRRVASELGITASVGIAANKFVAKIASTRCKPDGLLLIEEGQTVAYLHSLPVNALWGVGAKTADVLARLGIRTVADVAATPLSSLKKVLGASGEHVHRLSMGLDPRPVTPTRLEKSIGSEETFAVDTPDDALLHRELLRLSHRTASRLRTAGMLARTIALKLRYADFSTISRSKTMHTPVDSAQLIYQVASQLLASLGERPMSVRLVGVRAEQLEPAEHTSLQLSFDRRDDNWRAAEQALDRVTERFGIKTVLPATLLEPHAEPDGPGSP; translated from the coding sequence CTGCGGGAACTGAGGCGCACCAGCATCCTCCACGTGGACATGGATGCCTTCTTTGTCTCGGTGGAATTGCGCACCCGGCCTGAACTCAAGGGAAAACCCGTCATTGTGGGCTTCCCGGTGGATCGCTCGGTTGTCCTGTCCGCCTCGTACGAAGCGCGCGCTCTGGGCGTGAAGTCTGCCATGCCCATGGCCAACGCCATGCGGATGTGCCCCAACGCGGTCATCATCGAGCCCCGCCACAGCCTCTACTACGAGGTGTCCCGGCAGTTGATGGGCATATTCGAATCGATTACGGACCTCGTTGAGCCCTTGAGCGTCGACGAGGCTTTCCTGGATGTCGGTGGCGCGATCAGGAGGCTTGGTCCACCTCTCCAGATCGGTCATTTGATCCGGCGCCGGGTTGCGTCCGAGCTGGGAATCACTGCGTCCGTGGGAATAGCCGCCAACAAGTTCGTTGCCAAGATTGCTTCTACGCGCTGCAAACCCGACGGATTGCTGCTCATTGAGGAAGGGCAGACCGTAGCTTATTTGCACAGCCTGCCTGTGAACGCTTTGTGGGGAGTCGGGGCCAAGACCGCCGATGTCCTCGCCAGGCTGGGGATCCGTACCGTGGCTGATGTTGCGGCCACGCCGCTTTCTTCCTTGAAAAAGGTCCTTGGAGCTTCGGGTGAGCACGTCCACCGATTGTCGATGGGCTTGGATCCGCGGCCGGTCACGCCTACGCGCCTCGAAAAGAGCATTGGTTCCGAGGAAACGTTCGCTGTTGACACCCCGGATGACGCGCTCCTGCACCGCGAGTTGCTACGGCTCTCCCACCGAACCGCTTCACGGCTGCGGACAGCCGGAATGCTGGCCCGGACGATAGCTCTGAAGCTGCGCTATGCGGATTTTTCGACAATCAGCCGCAGCAAGACAATGCATACGCCGGTGGACAGCGCCCAGTTGATCTACCAGGTGGCGAGCCAGTTGCTGGCGTCCTTGGGGGAGCGCCCCATGAGCGTGCGCCTCGTAGGAGTCCGGGCTGAGCAGCTCGAACCGGCGGAACACACCTCGCTGCAGTTGAGCTTCGATCGCCGGGACGACAACTGGCGGGCGGCTGAACAGGCGCTTGACCGTGTCACCGAGCGATTCGGCATCAAGACTGTCCTTCCGGCGACGCTTCTGGAGCCGCATGCGGAGCCGGACGGGCCGGGCTCTCCCTAG
- the rsmH gene encoding 16S rRNA (cytosine(1402)-N(4))-methyltransferase RsmH: MEEQDAPKPTSERHVPVLKDRCINLLAPGFEAARSRGETPVVIDATLGMGGHSEAMLQRFPDLHLVGIDRDEEALALAGERLQPFAARTDLVHAVYDEIEDVLADLGVPEVHGILMDLGVSSLQLDERERGFAYSYDAPLDMRMDTSRGQTAADVVNNYSEEDLVRIIRKWGEEKFAGRIANRIVTARATKPFATTGELVEQIRGVVPAAAAKSGGHPAKRTFQALRIEVNEELDVLERAVPAALAASSMGGRVVVMSYHSLEDKIVKSVFQSRSKSSAPLGFPVELEEHKPEFKTLTKGTEVPTPEEIAENPRAASARLRAVERIKARRTA; this comes from the coding sequence ATGGAGGAGCAAGACGCGCCAAAACCAACCTCGGAGCGACATGTACCTGTCCTGAAGGACCGGTGCATCAATTTGTTGGCACCAGGTTTTGAGGCCGCCCGCAGCCGTGGCGAAACGCCCGTCGTCATCGACGCCACGTTGGGAATGGGTGGCCACTCCGAAGCGATGCTGCAGCGGTTCCCCGATCTGCACCTTGTTGGCATAGACCGGGACGAAGAGGCCCTGGCCCTCGCCGGAGAGCGACTGCAACCGTTCGCGGCCCGCACTGACCTGGTACATGCCGTCTATGACGAAATCGAAGACGTGCTCGCGGATCTTGGTGTCCCGGAGGTGCACGGCATCCTCATGGATCTGGGCGTGTCTTCCCTCCAACTGGACGAGCGGGAGCGCGGCTTTGCCTACTCCTACGACGCGCCGCTGGATATGCGGATGGACACCAGCCGCGGCCAGACTGCCGCCGACGTAGTCAACAACTATTCCGAAGAAGACCTCGTGCGGATTATCCGCAAGTGGGGCGAAGAGAAGTTCGCCGGCAGGATCGCGAACCGCATCGTCACGGCGAGGGCCACCAAGCCATTCGCCACCACAGGGGAACTCGTCGAGCAGATCCGCGGCGTTGTTCCTGCGGCGGCTGCAAAGTCCGGCGGGCATCCGGCAAAGCGGACTTTCCAGGCCCTGCGGATTGAAGTCAACGAGGAACTCGACGTCCTGGAGAGGGCAGTGCCTGCCGCTCTCGCAGCCTCATCAATGGGCGGACGAGTAGTGGTGATGTCGTACCACTCACTCGAAGACAAGATCGTCAAGTCGGTCTTCCAGTCCCGGTCCAAGTCGTCGGCCCCGCTCGGCTTCCCTGTGGAGCTGGAAGAACATAAGCCGGAATTCAAGACCCTGACCAAGGGCACGGAAGTGCCTACCCCTGAAGAAATCGCCGAAAACCCGCGTGCGGCATCTGCCCGCCTGCGGGCCGTGGAACGCATCAAAGCGAGGAGAACAGCATGA
- the mraZ gene encoding division/cell wall cluster transcriptional repressor MraZ, whose translation MFLGTHSPRLDEKGRIILPAKFREELADGLVLTRGQERCIYVFSQREFERIHESMREAPISSKQSRDYIRVFLSGASDEVPDKQGRVTIPAALRSYAGLERELAVIGAGTRAEIWDAQAWDEYLAEKEAAFSETDDDNLPGFI comes from the coding sequence GTGTTTCTTGGCACGCATTCTCCTCGTCTGGACGAAAAGGGCCGGATCATCCTTCCCGCCAAGTTCCGCGAGGAACTTGCTGACGGCTTGGTGCTCACAAGGGGCCAGGAACGTTGCATCTACGTCTTCAGCCAGCGGGAATTCGAACGTATTCACGAATCCATGCGGGAGGCCCCCATCTCCTCCAAGCAGTCACGTGACTACATCAGGGTTTTCCTGTCCGGAGCCTCTGACGAGGTACCTGACAAGCAGGGGCGCGTGACGATTCCGGCGGCGCTCCGGAGCTACGCAGGTCTTGAGCGGGAATTGGCGGTCATTGGCGCCGGAACCCGTGCAGAGATCTGGGATGCCCAGGCTTGGGATGAGTACCTGGCCGAGAAGGAAGCCGCCTTCTCGGAGACCGACGACGACAACCTTCCCGGGTTCATTTAG
- a CDS encoding UDP-N-acetylmuramoyl-L-alanyl-D-glutamate--2,6-diaminopimelate ligase, with translation MSEQNDAVSIPTGNPSATDKPGFRPAVVAPVPLEAIAASLGIVLPPDSGGTSVTGVSLNSRTVEPGDLYLALPGATRHGADFVTQAVAAGAVAVLTDEDGARQLALKDLAVPVLIVGNPRAAVGTLAALIYRSRPLDGVSPTLFGVTGTNGKTTTTYFINSLLRALGMNPGLIGTIEILAGGEAIPSLLTTPESTDVHALLALMRERGLEAASMEVSSHALSFHRVDSVTFDVAGFTNLTQDHLDLHGSMDEYFRTKAELFTSARARRAVVTVDDPWGRLLADEAGIPVTTLSATPGSDADWTVESTKPRGLGTDFELRHRDGMALRVHTGLPGDFNVANAALATIMVLDSGIDPSVLQAALDSHDPFTVSVPGRMQLISDAPASVVDFAHNPDALARALKAVRPRSPGSRVIVVFGATGQRDQGKRPTMGAIAARLADVVIVSDDDPHDEDAAAIRSEVIAGARAARESEDLDCEIVEAYPRDVAIRQAVELATEKDTILIAGRGHEVWQEVKGVNLALDDRVELRAALTARGFKVSTDERIES, from the coding sequence TTGTCAGAGCAGAATGATGCCGTATCGATCCCTACAGGGAACCCGTCGGCTACGGACAAACCCGGCTTCCGTCCAGCCGTCGTGGCGCCTGTTCCCCTTGAGGCCATCGCAGCTTCCCTCGGAATCGTGCTGCCCCCGGACTCCGGCGGTACGTCGGTGACTGGAGTGTCCCTCAACTCGCGCACCGTCGAGCCGGGAGACTTGTACCTGGCCCTGCCCGGTGCCACACGCCACGGGGCCGACTTTGTCACCCAAGCGGTGGCAGCCGGCGCTGTGGCCGTCTTGACCGATGAAGATGGCGCCCGTCAATTGGCACTCAAGGACCTTGCCGTTCCCGTGCTGATCGTTGGCAATCCCCGTGCCGCCGTCGGCACCCTCGCCGCCCTCATTTATCGAAGCCGGCCCCTCGACGGCGTTTCGCCCACGCTTTTCGGTGTCACCGGTACGAACGGCAAAACCACGACGACGTATTTCATCAACTCCCTCCTCCGCGCCCTGGGCATGAATCCCGGCCTGATCGGGACGATTGAAATTCTTGCGGGGGGCGAAGCCATCCCGAGCCTGCTGACCACGCCGGAGTCAACGGATGTGCATGCCTTGCTCGCCCTCATGCGTGAACGTGGGCTGGAGGCGGCTTCCATGGAGGTCTCCTCCCATGCCCTGTCGTTCCACAGGGTCGACTCGGTGACGTTCGACGTTGCCGGCTTCACCAACCTGACACAGGACCACCTCGATCTCCACGGAAGCATGGACGAGTACTTCCGGACCAAGGCGGAACTGTTCACCAGCGCGCGCGCACGGCGGGCTGTAGTGACCGTGGACGACCCCTGGGGGCGCTTGCTGGCCGATGAGGCGGGAATTCCCGTGACCACGCTGTCGGCCACGCCGGGGAGCGACGCTGACTGGACGGTGGAGTCAACCAAGCCACGCGGGCTTGGAACGGACTTCGAATTGCGCCACCGCGATGGAATGGCCCTGCGCGTCCATACCGGATTGCCGGGGGACTTCAACGTGGCCAACGCGGCGCTGGCCACCATTATGGTGCTCGACTCCGGCATCGACCCGTCGGTACTTCAGGCGGCGCTGGACAGCCACGATCCCTTCACCGTTTCCGTACCCGGCCGGATGCAGCTGATCTCGGATGCCCCTGCCTCAGTTGTCGATTTCGCGCACAACCCGGACGCGCTGGCGAGGGCCCTGAAGGCCGTACGCCCGCGATCACCCGGATCCCGCGTGATCGTTGTTTTCGGCGCCACAGGTCAGCGCGACCAGGGCAAGCGGCCGACCATGGGCGCCATCGCCGCCCGGCTCGCGGACGTCGTGATTGTCAGCGACGACGATCCCCATGACGAAGACGCTGCGGCGATCCGTTCGGAAGTCATCGCCGGCGCCCGTGCCGCCCGCGAGTCAGAGGACCTGGACTGCGAGATCGTGGAAGCGTACCCCCGGGACGTCGCCATCCGCCAAGCCGTGGAACTGGCCACTGAGAAGGACACCATCCTGATCGCCGGCCGCGGCCATGAGGTCTGGCAGGAAGTGAAGGGCGTCAACCTTGCCCTCGACGACCGGGTGGAACTGCGGGCGGCCTTGACAGCCAGGGGATTCAAAGTTTCCACGGACGAGCGGATAGAGTCCTAG